The genomic segment TACCTCGGTAAAAATAGCCCCTATTTTCTCGAATGAAGGTCCGTTAAATACCGGAGACCCCACGGGTTACTTTATGGGTCCCTGGCTCGAGACTCATTCGATTGATCAACCCTTTAAAACCTGGATAACCGAGTATCAGCAGTTAACCGATAGCTGGAAGCAAAAGCTCGATGTAATGGGCAGCACATGGTTCCTGTATAACTACTTTGCAGATATACCTTACGTCAATACCAATCACATTACCCTGCAACCGCAATCGCAGCAGATGTGTCTGGGAGACAGCGCTACGCTGGAACTAGATACCAGCGCGGTGGAGCGTGATATTGCCTGGTTTCACAACGGCCAGTGCCTGAACGACTCGGCAAATGTGCAGGGCAGTAGCACCGATACCCTACAAATTGCGAACCTGAGTGCTGATCATCTCGGTCAGTACCACGCGCGTATTGCCAGTTACGATAGCGCCAACCCCTCAAGTCACCTGACGCTAAGCGCCAATATTAGCCAAGACCAAAGTTGCTCAGCCGTGCAAAACCTTGCAATCGGCAAAGTGGCCTCGGCGTCTTCTTATATAGCAGCGGGCTATGAGCCGAATCGAATTACCGATGGTGATACCACAAACAGTCGTTGGGCGAGTGCTTACAGTGGTGATCAGTGGGTCCAGGTGGATCTTGGTGAAGAAGTGGTTATTAGCGGTTTAACCCTGACCTGGGAAGCCGCCTATGCCATCGATTATCAAATTTTGTACTCCAGCGATGGCAGCAACTGGCAACTGTTACAGGATATTACCAATAACCAACAACTTATCAACAGCCACACTGGGTTTAGCCAGAATGCTCGCTTTGTGCGAATTCTGGGAACGAAAAAGGCGCTGCCGCAATGGGGGTTCTCTCTTTACGAGCTGGAAGTGTTTGGATCTAAAGCCTCTGGCGCTTGCTCTTTAAACTGATAATGCTCGAGCTCTATCTTATGGGTAGAGCTTCAGCGCGATATCACTGATGTAACAGCAGGACTTTATGAAGAAAATACTAATGATGGTGCTTGGATGGTGTATTCTCCACAGCGCCTATGCTTTTGACCATCAAGCTTTTGCCGAAAAAGCGCAGGTTACCTTTGGCGTATCCAGTAACTTTCTGCCCGAGGGAAAGTTTAAAGCTTACCTGGACATTAATAACACCTCGAGCGAGAGCCTGCCACCAGGCGATACTCAGTGGCGTATTTACCTTCACTTTGTTCGCCGTGTAACGGCTATTGATTCCAACGAGTTCACACTCGAGAGAGTTCAGGGAGACCTTTACCGGTTAACGCCCACCGAAGATTTTGAGGGTATTTTCAGCGGCGAAAGTAAGCGCATAACGTTTGAAGCTTTGGGTTATATTTCCAGCTATAGCTACTTTATGCCTAATGCATTTATCGTCGATGGCGAAGGTAAAAGTTATATCTTTGCCAGCACGGCGAAAGAAGATCCTAAAGAGTTCTCCGCTGCATTAAGCCGGCCCGAGCAATACCTGCGATTCGACCAACCCAATCCCGATCTCTATCCAGTGGCAACTCCCCAAAGCCGATTTGAGGAAAATCTGGATGTATCTATTCCGGAAAAAACGGTAGGTATTATTCCATCTCCAAAGGAAATACACCTGAGTAAGGGGCGTGCAAAAATCACCAGCGATTGGTCTCTTTACCAGAGCGGTGGCTTGAATTTTTCCGCCAGTTATTTAAAGCGGGAGCTTTCTAATTTAGGGGTGACTCTTGCCGATACGAAAAAATCTAAACCGGAACATTCTATAGCGTTATTAATAGATAAAAGCTTCACTCAGCCCGAGCACTACGAGCTTAATATAAAGAGTAATCAGGTCA from the Gilvimarinus sp. DA14 genome contains:
- a CDS encoding discoidin domain-containing protein; amino-acid sequence: MNSCIKKTLVLLKFVILISLSHSVNAQTSAFVGGECVAINGMYVSLKRGQDSLLGDFNQETELLEFSQANGINYLILYDLEGMGDEPQRQTQLANFISRAKNNYGIQEIAAALGAASSADEVAAYNDSHAYNERIDVLNLEYEFWHQSDRIQAFSDTLSILAHFETIASSHNLQTEIYIGWITASEGAALADAVDRVLVHYYRQNDINILQYGLDRLEYLASGNTSVKIAPIFSNEGPLNTGDPTGYFMGPWLETHSIDQPFKTWITEYQQLTDSWKQKLDVMGSTWFLYNYFADIPYVNTNHITLQPQSQQMCLGDSATLELDTSAVERDIAWFHNGQCLNDSANVQGSSTDTLQIANLSADHLGQYHARIASYDSANPSSHLTLSANISQDQSCSAVQNLAIGKVASASSYIAAGYEPNRITDGDTTNSRWASAYSGDQWVQVDLGEEVVISGLTLTWEAAYAIDYQILYSSDGSNWQLLQDITNNQQLINSHTGFSQNARFVRILGTKKALPQWGFSLYELEVFGSKASGACSLN